From the genome of Fundulus heteroclitus isolate FHET01 chromosome 9, MU-UCD_Fhet_4.1, whole genome shotgun sequence, one region includes:
- the kank4 gene encoding KN motif and ankyrin repeat domain-containing protein 4: MMDKKSANGFQSKATEGGVQRKQLPYSVETPYGFHLDLDFLKYVDDIEKGNTIKRVHIQRRVKGPAKFSTLPRNFSLPGHGVRPPPKEGAWSGTSTLGPKPKSRVTEVQQIFDFRPSEGAISSHSSRLTTGQGTANISNKSRDEPGTGVEGTEDKPAVLQSRPNLLRASSMPVTLQQRKGSDSSSPDCTTGTPENGSTENMFRASPDILERRCLPQDRAGLHQQITVALKRVRELEEQVKTIPELKAQIFSLREEREKLLRQIQTQSQLSTSPSAQATTSETGEHSQPQRQRPSEGLHLSLAIQPTQGVAFEQLPVNVEETHKETKRTKELPKQREAPTNQKQTLPSEKVDKQKESLLDDAVGRLSQEKDIVAKETEIFRESNVLKEDQNGMLKLEEKLMILEAKLTQASQELERTNALLKEQMEENKAKEERILQMSEGMRVEICTTQATERPRRESIDAGTVTERLDLSHQETETESPVTIDQGTDTDKIWVEVTVPKPRARSIDRGTVTSKLDTSYQQTEIEAELTAAIQPRPRANSMERGTITESAITQDQMTETPAAERVNQVTETEGETVTDHPQRPRASSVDQGTETERLNTVDRVTETEAAQRSDQQTETETERRQDKSSLNAEVGGLMGERESSVQRDIGHPVGSTAESERTNETVKVEVSTKTFVTDFEDIVEQTLDSDTGMKIEVCPSSVSVIDDSKTEVSSAQGDSKINDTDPSNSVQKIEPGNTEIETTENKENEDKEIVCASVKENVGPCAVAVIAENSAVKALAPVRPQRGRKTSVEQTQPLPPQPHLVPVLSCMESSQPEAEKTTTKVQTALQLEAEVSAQPSEPHENDQPPSVPHVQDSSQAKKPPDELVEKQSNAQPQGESQSASSSPKEIQTKTKTIQPHTKSQTTSRRNSKEQKALQRGSSVSQTSGHESGETKTRQTRQGSGDTQSHSQSLRRSSTDALSSQKDASETQPPRRRSSEAAQTRVSSEAKALRRESADSQSARRGSGESPTSPAALGQVVTRITGLLGEQWAQLGSSSGAQQTASQQESPSAPKQTATKRAEAGKGTPAKPTGKGVPAAAAGKPAGKSGASKMSSIQSQLVSSLSVLSAFYSPGQKAAATSKQQEQGLKSIMKKNGVADKQGSKGAKKNLKFVGVNGGYETTSSEDSSGDEKSKVEVEEEDKSEVVAEKETDKESEEAAEILGADAEAAAAAAAPAAAEGGGDVGEEKEVERSLLGLEGGHELLQEEEAEREKVDKGFIDACVYVKDRMEEVSSPDKEMRQVLVVLYQEWFKVSSQKDSQADTVRLYLRRVGLTTPTLLPYVVNLTDGNGNMALHYSVSHSNFPVVKLLLDTGLCETDNVNKAGYTPVMLAALTAAESPDDLEVAEQLLKLGDVNARSRQAGQTALMLAVSHGRVAMVKLLLSCGADVNAQDSEGSTALMCASEHGHTHIACLLLETGRCDIGLTDKNGQTALSVAEAAAHQDIIGLLKSHASEPTSAADLL; this comes from the exons ATGATGGACAAGAAAAGTG CGAATGGCTTCCAGTCCAAAGCCACCGAGGGCGGTGTACAGAGGAAGCAGCTGCCCTATTCAGTGGAGACTCCCTATGGCTTCCATCTGGATCTTGACTTCCTCAAGTATGTGGACGATATTGAAAAAGGCAACACCATCAAGAGGGTCCACATCCAGAGGAGGGTGAAGGGCCCAGCTAAATTCAGCACTCTGCCTAGAAATTTTAGCCTTCCTGGACATGGAGTCAGGCCTCCCCCTAAGGAAGGGGCATGGTCTGGGACATCTACCTTAGGGCCAAAGCCCAAATCACGAGTGACAGAGGTCcaacaaatatttgactttAGACCAAGTGAAGGGGCAATATCTAGTCATAGCAGCAGATTGACAACTGGTCAAGGAActgcaaatatttcaaataaatccAGAGATGAACCTGGCACAGGTGTTGAAGGTACTGAAGATAAACCTGCTGTCCTTCAAAGTCGTCCAAACCTCCTCAGAGCGTCATCAATGCCTGTCACCCTGCAGCAGAGGAAAGGTTCAGATTCAAGCAGCCCTGATTGCACAACGGGAACGCCAGAAAATGGATCAACAGAGAACATGTTCCGTGCCTCTCCAGATATACTGGAACGACGATGCCTTCCGCAGGATCGGGCAGGTCTTCACCAGCAGATAACAGTGGCACTAAAAAGAGTCAGAGAGCTGGAAGAACAGGTCAAAACTATCCCAGAACTAAAGGCTCAAATCTTCTCCCTGAGGGAGGAGCGGGAGAAGCTACTACGTCAGATACAAACACAGTCTCAACTTTCCACATCACCCTCTGCACAAGCAACAACTTCTGAGACAGGGGAACACAGTCAACCCCAAAGACAAAGACCTTCAGAAGGTCTCCATTTATCTTTGGCAATTCAACCGACTCAAGGTGTTGCTTTTGAGCAATTGCCAGTAAATGTGGAAGAGACACACAAGgagacaaaaagaacaaaagaactaCCAAAACAGAGAGAGGCTCccacaaatcaaaaacaaactcTACCATCAGAGAAAGtagacaaacaaaaagagagccTGCTGGATGATGCAGTGGGTAGACTGTCACAGGAAAAAGACATTGTTGCAAAAGAAACTGAGATTTTCAGAGAAAGTAATGTATTAAAGGAGGACCAAAATGGAATGCTGAAGCTGGAGGAGAAGCTAATGATACTGGAGGCAAAACTTACACAGGCTAGCCAGGAGCTAGAGAGGACTAATGCTCTTTTGAAGGAACAAATGGAAGAGAACAAAGCAAAAGAGGAGAGAATATTGCAAATGAGTGAAGGAATGAGAGTGGAAATCTGTACCACACAAGCAACTGAGAGGCCAAGAAGAGAAAGCATAGATGCTGGAACAGTTACGGAGAGGCTAGATCTCAGCCACcaagaaacagagacagaatcTCCTGTTACAATAGATCAGGGGACAGATACAGATAAAATCTGGGTTGAAGTGACTGTACCCAAGCCAAGGGCTAGAAGTATAGATCGAGGAACAGTGACTAGTAAACTTGACACTAGCTACCAGCAAACAGAAATTGAGGCAGAGTTAACAGCGGCAATACAACCTCGGCCCAGAGCTAACAGTATGGAACGAGGCACAATAACGGAGAGTGCTATCACTCAAGATCAGATGACCGAGACACCTGCTGCTGAAAGAGTAAACCAAGTCACggagacagagggagagacAGTAACAGACCATCCACAGAGACCAAGGGCCAGTAGTGTAGATCAAGGGACGGAGACTGAAAGGCTGAACACTGTGGACAGAGTCACAGAGACCGAGGCAGCACAGAGGAGCGACCAGCAAACCGAAACAGAGACAGAACGACGGCAGGACAAGTCGTCCCTAAATGCAGAAGTAGGAGGTCTAATGGGTGAAAGAGAAAGCAGTGTGCAAAGAGATATCGGTCATCCTGTCGGTAGCACtgcagaaagtgaaagaacaaaTGAAACAGTTAAAGTAGAGGTTTCTACAAAGACATTTGTTACAGATTTTGAAGACATTGTTGAGCAAACTTTAGATTCAGATACTGGAATGAAGATTGAAGTGTGTCCCAGTTCAGTCTCTGTAATAGATGATTCTAAGACTGAAGTGAGCTCTGCACAAGGTGACTCAAAAATTAATGACACTGACCCATCCAATAGCGTACAAAAAATAGAACCTGGAAATACTGAAATAGagacaacagaaaacaaagaaaacgaAGACAAGGAAATTGTGTGTGCATCAGTCAAAGAAAATGTGGGCCCTTGTGCTGTTGCAGTAATAGCTGAAAATTCAGCTGTGAAGGCCCTAGCTCCTGTTAGACCACAGAGAGGCCGCAAGACCTCAGTGGAGCAAACACAGCCATTACCTCCTCAACCTCATCTTGTACCCGTGCTCTCCTGTATGGAATCCAGTCAACCTGAAGCTGAGAAGACCACAACAAAAGTTCAGACTGCACTCCAACTGGAGGCTGAGGTTTCAGCACAGCCCTCTGAACCACACGAAAATGATCAACCACCATCTGTGCCTCATGTTCAAGACAGTAGTCAAGCAAAGAAGCCACCTGATGAGTTAGTCGAGAAGCAGTCTAATGCACAACCTCAGGGTGAATCTCAAAGCGCTTCTTCAAGCCCTAAGGAAATCCAAACAAAGACCAAAACCATTCAACCCCACACAAAGTCTCAAACGACCTCTCGTCGGAACtcaaaagagcagaaagcaCTACAGAGAGGATCCAGTGTATCACAAACTTCTGGTCATGAATCAGGGGAAACCAAGACCCGTCAAACTCGCCAAGGGTCAGGTGATACACAATCTCACTCTCAGAGCTTGCGTAGAAGCTCCACCGATGCTCTGTCATCTCAGAAAGATGCCAGTGAGACACAACCGCCACGAAGGAGATCAAGCGAAGCAGCTCAGACTCGTGTTTCGAGTGAGGCAAAGGCGTTGAGACGGGAATCTGCCGACTCTCAGTCAGCACGCCGAGGTTCTGGCGAGTCACCAACATCCCCAGCAGCTTTGGGACAAGTCGTAACTCGGATAACAGGTCTTctcggggagcagtgggcacAGCTGGGGAGCAGCTCAGGAGCGCAACAGACGGCCAGCCAACAGGAGAGCCCCAGTGCCCCGAAACAGACAGCAACTAAAAGGGCAGAAGCAGGCAAGGGAACCCCAGCAAAGCCCACAGGCAAAGGCGTCCcggctgcagcagctggaaaACCAGCGGGGAAGTCTGGTGCTTCCAAAATGAGTTCTATTCAGAGCCAACTGGTCAGCTCCCTCAGTGTGCTCTCTGCCTTCTACTCCCCAGGCCAGAAAGCAGCTGCCACCAGCAAACAGCAAGAGCAAG gCCTCAAATCTATTATGAAGAAAAATGGTGTTGCTGACAAGCAGGGGAGCAAGGGAGCCAAGAAAAACCTGAAGTTTGTTGGGGTGAATGGAGG GTACGAGACGACGTCAAGCGAGGATTCCAGCGGAGATGAAAAGTCAAAAGTAGAAGTGGAAGAGGAAGACAAATCAGAAGTAGTGGCAGAGAAGGAAACAGACAAGGAGTCAGAGGAGGCCGCCGAGATCCTGGGGGCAGATGccgaggctgctgctgctgccgctgctcctgctgctgctgaaggaggAGGTGATGTGGGTGAAGAGAAAGAGGTTGAGAGGAGCCTGTTGGGTTTAGAAGGCGGCCATGAGCTCCTGCAGGAAGAGGAGGCTGAGAG GGAGAAAGTTGACAAAGGATTCATCGATGCTTGCGTGTATGTAAAGGATCGCATGGAAGAGGTTTCGTCCCCAGATAAAGAAATG cgtCAGGTGTTGGTGGTGCTTTATCAGGAGTGGTTCAAGGTCTCCAGTCAGAAAGACTCCCAGGCAGATACAGTCAGATTATACCTGAGACGAGTGGGACTTACCACACCCACTCTTCTGCCATACGTCGTTAACTTGACCGACGGCAATGGGAACATGGCTCTTCACTACAGCGTGTCGCATTCTAACTTCCCTGTGGTCAAGCTGCTGCTGGACACCG GTCTTTGTGAAACAGATAATGTGAACAAGGCGGGCTATACTCCAGTGATGCTGGCTGCCCTGACGGCTGCGGAGAGCCCGGACGATCTCGAGGTGGCTGAGCAGCTGCTAAAACTCGGCGATGTCAATGCACGCTCCAGACAG GCTGGCCAGACCGCGCTGATGCTCGCCGTGAGCCACGGTCGTGTTGCCATGGTGAAGCTGCTCCTGAGCTGTGGCGcggatgtgaatgcccaggacaGCGAAGGATCCACGGCCCTGATGTGTGCCTCTGAGCACGGACACACGCACATTGCCTGTTTGCTGCTGGAGACAGGTCGCTGTGATATCGGGCTCACAGATAAG